The nucleotide window ATGTTGGCGTCCTCGTCACACGGGCCGATGCCGTCGCCGTCGTCGTCCGCGTCACGGTAGTCGGGCCGCGTGTCGCCATCGCTGTCGTCGTTCGTCGGGTCACCGTCGTCGTCCGGGTCTTCGTCCGCCGTGGGCACGCAGTCGCCGTCGTCGTCCGCGTCCAGCGCGTCCACCAGCAGGTCCATGTCCGTGTTCACGTTGGGCATCCCGCCGCGCGTCTCGACGAAGTCGTTCACGGTGTCGCCGTCCGAGTCCGCGTTGTTTGTGAGGGTGCCCGTGATGCAGCGCTCGGTGTAGTCCGTGAGGCCGTCCATGTCCGAGTCGATCGACCCGTCCACCGAGCGGATGGTGATGGGCGCGCTGACGTCCTCGGACAGCCACGTGTAGGTGTCGAGGTAGGCCTCGTTGCCCTTGCCGGTGCCCGAGCCGCCCATGGCCACGAAGTCGCCCCAGGCGCGCGCGTTCGCTCCCGGAGGCGTCACGGTCTCCCCCAAGGGCACCGGCGGGTCCATCGGGTCGCCCGAGTTGAGCCCCAGCGGACCCGAGGTGGACGCCGAGATGAACGCGTACGGCGCGGGCATGGTCGTCGCGTTCGCCTGCACGAGCGCGTCGTTCCAGAACATGTTCAGCGGCGTGAGCGAGCCGTTGGCCCCCACCTGGAACATGCGCAGGCCGCGAAAGCTGGTCTCGATGTCGCGCCCCACGTAGTGGAACTCGCCCACCGTGAGGCGCACGCTGCACTGGTGGTCGCCCACGGGGAAGGGATTGCCGCTGTTGTCCCGTCCGTCGAAGGGCACGCGGTTGGTGCCCGCCACCGCCGCGCCCAGGAACAGAAAGTCGCCCGCATCGACGATGTCGAAGCGCCCGTCGCGGTTGAGGTCGCACACGAGGTGGAACGACCCGACCACGTTCGACGTGAAGACGAACTCGCCCATGCTCGCGCCGCCCACGAACTCGTCGCAGGCGGGCACGCCGCCGGTCACCTCGGTGCCCCCGCGGAAGCTGAAGTCGCGCACCTGCGGCCCGAGGAAGCTGTACGTCGCGTCGTCCGGGGGGTTCAGGTACATCTGGTACTCGTTGGCCGCGCTGTTGCCCACCTCGGGCACGCTGCGCCCCGCGTTCGGGCCGCGCACGCCCGTGCTGTTGCCCTGCACCTCGAAGATGAAGCCCGCGAGTCCGTCCGTGCGCAGCTCCATGACCGCGAAGCTCTCGGTGTCACCGCCCGGGACGCGCGCATAGAAGCTGGCGTTGGTGGCCGAGGCCATGTTGAACCCACCCGTGTTGAAGCCCCACGCGAACGAGTACACGCGTCCGTCGCGCGGCACGCCCGACACGAAGAGCGTCACGTCCCAGGGCACCTGGGTGCCTGCCACGAGCCCGCCGTTGCCGTCCACGTCGAACTGGTTCTCGAGCAGGTCCAGGCGGTAGGAGCCGCTCATGCTGGGCGTGATGGTGGCGCCGCTCGCGAACGTGCCCACCGTCGCGCCGAGCGGATCCATGACCGTGACGCTGCCCGTCCCCGTCCAGACGATCGTCTCGACGGCGGGGTTGATGACGTCCACGAAGATGTCCGTGGAGACGCGCAGCGCTTGGGAGGGTGCGAGCTCTGCGCCAACACCCAACGACCCCTCGGCACGCGCGAGGCGGGGAGCGAAGGTGGCGCAGCACGCGGCCAGCGCGGAAGCAACGGCGAAACGCGACGTGGGCGCGGGGAGAGAGCCGAAGCGCATGGGAGCTCCTTAGGTCAAGGGCAAGTGATGTTCGGATGATACAGCGAGTGGCGCGTTCTGGGTGGAATCCCGTCGTGGGGCGTCTTCAGATGGTGGCGCCGTGAGTCTGGCGGTCGGAGGGCCAACTGACATAGGATCAGCCACCTCGGAGGTATGGCGATGAAGCGTGTGGTGAAGGGTGTGGGTGTCGCCACCCTGGTGTTGGCGCTGGCGATGGTGGGTTTCTATGGGTGGGCGACGCTGACCGTACGCGCCTCGCTGTCCCGAACGCTGACCGCGCACGAGGTGGACATCCCCGTGCCGTTCCCGCTGACGGAGGAGGAGCTCGCCGCGCTGCGTGAGGAGCGCCGCGCGGCACTCGCCGCCGAGGCTCCGGAAGCGGACACGAGTGACGACGCGGACGGTGAGGGCCCCGCGCCCGACGCCGGGCCCCAAGCGGCTGCTGGGTCGGACGCCGAGGGCGCAGAAGCCCCGCAGCCCGCGGGAGACGTTGCGCCCCTCGCGCCCCCGGTCGACGTCGACCTGCTCGCGGGCGTGGACCTCGAAGCGCTGGCGCTCGAGCGGGCGATTGCGCGGGGCGAGCACCTGGTGCGCGCGCGCTACGCGTGCGGCGAGTGCCACGGCCAGGACTTCAGCGGTGGCGTGATGGTCGACGACCCCGCCATGGGGTCGCTGCTCGGACCCAACCTGACGCCCGCCGGCCCCACACACGAGTTCACCATGACCGACTGGGACCACATCGTGCGCCACGGCATCCTCGCCGACGGGCGGCCCGCGGTCATGCCGTCGGAAGACTTCGTGCGCATGTCCGACCGCGAGCTGTCCGACATCGTCGCGTACCTGCGCGCGCAACCCGCCGTGAGCAACGAGGTCGGGGACAGCGCGCTGGGGCCCATCGGGACGCTCTTGGCCGCCCTCGGCAAGCTACCGCTGTCGGCGGACACCATCATGGACGACCAGAGCGCCCACGTGGTGGAGCCTCCTGCCGCCCAGCCGGACGCCGCGTTCGGGCAGCACCTGATCGCGGTGTGTACCGGCTGTCACCGTCCGAGCCTCGAGGGGTCGGGTGGCCCCGGGAGATCACTCTCCCGGGGCTCCCACAGATCCGGACGTGCAGGACTACTGCATCCGGCTCTTCAGCGGCGTGGATTCGCTGGGCGACCAAGCGCTGAGTGCACGATGCGGGGCGGTGGCAGGGGGTGGTGCTTTAGGAGCGCCGCGAAGCGCTCCCAGGTCATCTCCCTTCTGCCGCCACGCCGGTCGAGCCATCGGCGCCATGCTCGCGTGACCTCAAAGAAGTAGGTCGCGAGCGCTCGGCTGTTGTTCGTGATCCCGTAGTAGGCGTAGTGCCCGCGCAGCTTCGAAGCGAGGGTGACGCGTTGCTCGTCGACCGGTTCGTGCCGGTTGTCCCGACACCATTCCCAGATCGCGCGGATTGCCCTCCGCATCCGAGTCGCCATCGTCTTTCGCTTCACGAGCGGGTACCCCTTCCGCGACTTCCCCCAGTAGTGGGTGAAGCCGAGGAAATCGAAGGTCTCCGGTCGTTCCCCGCCGCCACGCCCGTCGGGCCGCTCGAAGCGGACCAGGCGCGTCTTGTCGGGATGAAGCCGCAGGCCGTACTTCCCGAATCGCTTCGGGAGCACGGCGAGCACCCGCCTCGCGTCGAGCTCATGCTCGCAAACCACGACGAAGTCATCCGCGAAGCGAATGAGCTCGGTGCGCCCGCGGAGGCGCGGTTGCACCTCCGCGACGAACCACGTGTCGAGGACGTTGTGCAGGAACACGTTCGCGAGCAGGGGTGAGATCACTCCCCCCTGCGGCGTGCCAGAGTCCGTGCGGCTGTGCTGCCCGTCCTCCATCACGCCGGCGTTCAGCCACTTGTGGAGCACGCGACGGACAGTCCCGTCGCTCACCCGTTGGTCGAGGATGTCGCGCAGATGACCGTGGTCGATCGAGTCGAAGAACGACTCGATGTCCACCTCGACGATCCACGCACCACGCATCGACATCGCGCTCTGCCACGTGACCTGCAGGGCATCGTGGGTAGAGCGCCCCGGCCGGAAGCCGTACGAGCAGTCCAAGAAGTCCTCCTCGTACACGGCCTCCAGCAGCATCTTGACCGCCGTCTGAAGCACCTTGTCTTCGAACGTCGGGATGCCGAGTGGCCGGCTCTTCCCTCCATCCTTCGGGATGTAGGTCCGTCGCACCGGTGGCGCCCGGTAGGCTCCCGACTTGAGGCGGTCGAGCAGACTCTGGAGGTTCGCCTCCAGGTCCTGCGCGTAGTCCGCCGCCGTCTGGGAATCTACGCCAACAGCCCCGTCTTTGCGGGTCCGTTGGTGCGCCTCCTTCAGCCATTCCAGATCGATGGCGTGGTGGATCGACCGGAGTGCTTGACCCCGGTGTGTCCTCGCCATTTCCGCTATTCGATCGAGTCTCGTTGAGATGTTCCCTGAGTTCAGTGTCTCAGCCATCTTTCCTTCTTTCGATTCCACGCCCTGGCCGCCCCTTCCCTCCACCAGCTCCTCCGGGCTTTCGTTCGCTGGCTTCTCCGGTACTACGGGCGACTCCGACTTCCTCGGACCCATCCCGCCTCGCTCGTTTGCCTCGCTCGGCGGTACCTCGCGGCGCGCCACTCGTTCGCTCCTCGGACACTGCAGCGCGCGGACTGTCCGAGGCCTGGGGTTTGGTCTCCGGTCCCCCGTGACCGGTGATTGCGCGAGGAGACCCGAGGATCTCCCAGGTTCCTGGGGAGCCCTTGCGTGCGTGCCCTGCTCTTCGACCCCGATGCCGCCTCCACTCGGCTGGCACTCCGAGCGGCGGTGTTGCCTTCCGCTGGACCCACAACGTCGGCCGGCACCACTAAGCAATATTTCGAGGCTCTGTCACACAGCCCACACGCTCGCTGTCTACGCTTCGCAGCGCCGGTTGCCCGACCACCACGCAAGACTCGCTTCCGGCTGGCTGCCCGCCTTGCCGGGCGGGACTCTCACCCGCTGGGCTCCATTGGAGTTTCGATGTGTTGGTGATCCGTCAGCTCATCTTCTTCTCCTCCAGGCTTGGCCTGGCGCACGGGACCCATCGCTGCCGGCCCGCCGGACTGGATCCCGGCGGGCAACCTGACGCCGCACGCGGATGGCCTCGCGGGCTGGACGTACGAGGACTTCGTGCGCGCCATGCGCCAAGGCCAGCGCCCGGACGGGTCCGCGCTCCGTGCGCCGATGACCCTGATCACGCCGTACGCAGAGGCCATGACCGACGTCGAGCTGCAAGCGCTGTGGGCCTACCTCCAGACGGTCGAGCCGCGTCCGATGGGGCGGTGAACATCCCTCGCGGGAGGTCGCCCTCTGCGCGATTCGCTGCTATCACTCGCGCCCTGACTCGGCCGCGTGGTCGGGCGTGACATCGCGAAGAGCAACAGAGACCTATGCAAGCCAAGATCACCACCCTCCCCGGCGACGGAATCGGCCCCGAGATCGTCGGCGCCACGCGCCTCGTCCTCGACACCGTGGCGTCCACCTTCGGCCACGAGTTCACGTACCGCGAGGCCCTGCTGGGCGGCATCGCCATCGACGAGACCGGCAACGCGTTCCCCGACGACACCCTCGAGGCCTGTCAGCAGGCGGACGCCATCCTGCTGGGCGCCGTGGGTGGCCCCAAGTGGGACGACCCCAACGCCGCCGACCGCCCCGAGCGCGGCCTCTTGGCCATGCGCAAGGCCCTGGGCTTGTTCGCGAACATCCGCCCCGTGAAGCTCTTCCGCGGGCTCGAAGCGGCCTCCCCGCTCAAGGCCGAGCGCCTGAAGAACGTGGACCTCGTGTTCGTGCGCGAGCTGACGGGCGGCATCTACTTCGGTCAGCCCAAGGGCAAGGACACCGTGGACGGTGAGCGCCGTGGCTTCGACACGATGGTGTATCGCGAGAGCGAGATCCGCCGCATCGTCGCGCTGGCCATGGACATCGCCCGCAAGCGCGAGCGCAAGCACGTGACCAGCATCGACAAGGCCAACGTCCTGGCCACCATGCAGGTCTGGCGGCAGGTGGCGACCGAGGTGGGCGCCGAGAACCCGGACATCACGCTGGTGCACCAGCTGGTCGACAGCGCCGCCATGCGCCTCGTCACCAACCCCGGCGACTTCGACGTCATCGTGGCGGGCAACATGTTCGGCGACATCCTCAGCGACGAGGGCGCCGTGCTCACGGGCTCGTTGGGCCTGCTCCCGAGCGCTTCACTGGGCGAGACCAAGCTGGGCGTGTACGAGCCCATCCACGGGTCCGCGCCGGACATCGCGGGCAAGGGCATCGCCAACCCCCTCGGCACCATCCTCAGCGCGGCCATGCTGCTGCGCCACAGCCTGGATCTGGACGCCGAGGCGCTGGCCGTGGAGGCCGCCGTGCAGCAGGCGCTCGACGACGGTCTGCGCACGGGTGACCTCGGCGGCGGCGACAAGTCGCTCGGCACCACCGCCATGGGCGAGGCCATCTGCGCCCGCATCAAGAAGAACTGACCGCTCCGCTCGTCACCCGGCCGCATCGCGCGCGGCCGCACAGAAAGACCCTTCCGCATGGCACGCAAGCGCATCAGCCCGCTCTTTGATCTCAAGAAGGACGACCAGGGACGCAACTACATGGAGGTGTACCAAGACGGCATCTCCCTCTTGCGCCTCGTGCTCTGCAACAAGGGCACGGCCTTCAGCCACGAGGAGCGGGTGGCGCTCCGCCTCGACGGGCTCCTCCCACCGCAGGTGAACACCATCGAGCAGCAGGTCGCCCGCGTCTACAAGGGCTACCAGCAGATCGAAGACGACATCGA belongs to Sandaracinaceae bacterium and includes:
- the leuB gene encoding 3-isopropylmalate dehydrogenase, with the translated sequence MQAKITTLPGDGIGPEIVGATRLVLDTVASTFGHEFTYREALLGGIAIDETGNAFPDDTLEACQQADAILLGAVGGPKWDDPNAADRPERGLLAMRKALGLFANIRPVKLFRGLEAASPLKAERLKNVDLVFVRELTGGIYFGQPKGKDTVDGERRGFDTMVYRESEIRRIVALAMDIARKRERKHVTSIDKANVLATMQVWRQVATEVGAENPDITLVHQLVDSAAMRLVTNPGDFDVIVAGNMFGDILSDEGAVLTGSLGLLPSASLGETKLGVYEPIHGSAPDIAGKGIANPLGTILSAAMLLRHSLDLDAEALAVEAAVQQALDDGLRTGDLGGGDKSLGTTAMGEAICARIKKN
- the ltrA gene encoding group II intron reverse transcriptase/maturase produces the protein MAETLNSGNISTRLDRIAEMARTHRGQALRSIHHAIDLEWLKEAHQRTRKDGAVGVDSQTAADYAQDLEANLQSLLDRLKSGAYRAPPVRRTYIPKDGGKSRPLGIPTFEDKVLQTAVKMLLEAVYEEDFLDCSYGFRPGRSTHDALQVTWQSAMSMRGAWIVEVDIESFFDSIDHGHLRDILDQRVSDGTVRRVLHKWLNAGVMEDGQHSRTDSGTPQGGVISPLLANVFLHNVLDTWFVAEVQPRLRGRTELIRFADDFVVVCEHELDARRVLAVLPKRFGKYGLRLHPDKTRLVRFERPDGRGGGERPETFDFLGFTHYWGKSRKGYPLVKRKTMATRMRRAIRAIWEWCRDNRHEPVDEQRVTLASKLRGHYAYYGITNNSRALATYFFEVTRAWRRWLDRRGGRREMTWERFAALLKHHPLPPPRIVHSALGRPANPRR